In one Hypanus sabinus isolate sHypSab1 chromosome 11, sHypSab1.hap1, whole genome shotgun sequence genomic region, the following are encoded:
- the LOC132401786 gene encoding transmembrane protein 125-like — translation MSEHSEITSGRPPANPFRIQQSILEDQVELWWFQDLKRSILCYSVAVVLILATGLGGIVLLSTATSKSSEWRLGVGTILCLLALGILLKQLLSSAIQDMNCMRNRTQINKLRSGGSIDYLLILIAGFVILICGYVLIILANSDPHLSVRSWSDMLIAGVAITLFGSIILLLLLLYSLVFRLCPHVVSGTSGRAELSIYVIPAAVTDERQRQVSSSTANLI, via the coding sequence ATGTCTGAGCATTCTGAGATCACATCTGGCCGACCACCAGCAAATCCTTTTCGTATCCAACAGAGTATCCTGGAGGATCAGGTGGAACTGTGGTGGTTCCAGGACCTTAAGCGCTCAATCTTATGTTACTCAGTGGCTGTGGTGCTGATCCTGGCCACTGGATTGGGAGGAATTGTTTTATTGTCTACAGCCACTAGTAAATCGAGTGAATGGCGGCTGGGAGTTGGAACCATCCTGTGCCTCCTAGCTTTAGGCATCCTCTTAAAGCAGCTGCTAAGCTCTGCAATCCAGGATATGAACTGTATGAGGAACCGGACCCAAATTAACAAGCTGAGAAGTGGAGGGTCAATTGATTATTTGCTTATTTTAATTGCTGGATTTGTAATACTCATATGTGGTTATGTGCTGATAATCCTGGCAAATTCCGATCCTCATCTCTCAGTCAGGTCCTGGAGTGACATGTTAATTGCAGGTGTTGCTATTACACTGTTTGGCTCCATCATTCTTCTCCTGCTCCTTCTCTACAGTTTAGTCTTCAGGCTTTGCCCCCACGTGGTCTCTGGGACTTCAGGTAGAGCGGAACTGAGCATTTATGTCATTCCCGCAGCTGTTACAGATGAGAGGCAAAGACAAGTCTCTTCCAGTACAGCCAACCTGATATAG